The genomic region GCGTATTACAACGGGAACCCTAAATATTACCAGTTGCCAACATCACAGGAGCGAAACTTCATTATGCCCTATGCTAAAGGTCTTTCTTCTTCGGAAGGAATTATGCAGAGCTACGTGGATTCTACTGGACAATATGCTCGTATTACAACATTCATGAAGGATGTAGGTACCGAGAAGATGGAAGAGATCGAAAATGACCTTTTACCAGAAATAGAAAAGATCTTTCCATCTGAAAGATATGAGGTGTCACTTACCGGAAAGGCGCTGCTTTTTCAGAAAGGAACAAGTTACCTGGTTAGAAATTTAATAATTTCGTTAGGACTCGCTATACTTCTTATTGCAGGTTTAATGGCCTGGATGTTCAGAAGTTTCAGGATGATATTGATCTCTCTTGTACCAAACTTACTTCCTTTGATCGTTACTGCTGGAGTGATGGGCTTTCTTGGAGTTCCTATAAAACCCTCAACGATCCTGGTTTTTAGTATTGCTTTTGGGATCTCCGTAGATGATACCATTCATTTTCTGGCAAAATACAGGCAGGAATTAAAAGCCAATGACTGGAAGATCAAGCGCTCTGTTTATGCCGCACTAAGAGAAACTGGCGTAAGCATGTTCTATACGTCGATCGTTCTTTTCTTTGGATTTTCAGTATTCATGATCAGTAGTTTTGGAGGAACGGTGGCCCTTGGCGGACTGGTTTCGGCCACTTTATTGTTTGCGATGCTAGCGAACTTACTACTACTACCTTCACTTCTGCTTTCACTGGAAAGAAGTATCGCCAACAAAGAAACTTTAAAGGAACCGGCGATGCGTATTTTTGAGACTGAAGAAGAGGAGGCCAATCGAGATCAGCAAAACAATTAAAATAATATATAAAACAGCCTGCTTGCTAAGCTTCAGGCGAAAAACTATCTTTGTTTTTTCTAAATTTCAACTAAATGATACAAGCAAAAGTCGCTCAAATACTTGAAAGCGATCAGTTTTTACAGGAACACCATGTCAAGGGATGGGTACGCTCTTTCCGTAGTAATCGTTTTATTGCGCTTAACGATGGTTCTACTTTGAAAAACCTGCAATGCGTTATCGATTTTGAAAATACCGATGAGGAAACCATCAATCGTATAAACGTAGGTGCAGCTATATCTGTTAAAGGAACTTTGAAGGAGAGTCTTGGCAGTCAGCAACGTGTTGAAATTGAAGTTTCAGAAATTCAAATTCTGGGGGATGCGAATCCTGAAGAAGTGAAACTTACCATTCTATCGCCAAAGAAGCATAGTATGGAGAAACTACGTGAACAGGCGCATTTACGCGTACGTACGAATACTTTTGGCGCGATCATGCGTGTGCGAAGCAAACTGTCTTTCGCAGTACACAAATATTTCCAGGAAAAGAACTTCTACCACGTTCACACCCCAATCATTACGGGTAGTGATGCTGAAGGTGCTGGAGAAATGTTTCGCGTGTCTTCGCTGGATATGAAAAATCCTCCAAAAAATGAGGATGGCAGCATTAATTATAAGGAAGACTTCTTCGGAAAAGAAACTAACCTGACGGTTTCCGGACAACTCGAAGCTGAGACCTTTGCACTTGGTTTGGGGCAGGTTTATACTTTTGGCCCAACTTTTAGAGCCGAAAACTCGAATACTTCCCGACATTTAGCTGAATTCTGGATGATCGAGCCAGAAGTGGCTTTCTGTGATCTGGATCAAAATATGGATTTGGCTGAAAATTTCATTAAATACGTAATTAGATACGTGATGGAACACTCTAAAGATGACCTGGAATTTCTTGCTGAAAGACAGGAAAAAGAAGATCAGCTGAAGCCAAAAGCTGAAAGAAGCGATATGGGTCTTATGGAGAAGCTCAACTTTGTGCTGGAAAACAATTTCAAAAGAGTTAGTTATACCGAAGCTATCGAGATCCTGAAGAATTCTAAGCCAAACAAGAAGAAGAAATTTAATTATATAATCGAGGAATGGGGTGCAGATCTTCAAAGTGAGCATGAACGTTATCTTGTTGAGAAACATTTTAAAACACCGGTAATTCTTTTCGATTATCCGGCGAAGATCAAAGCATTCTACATGCGTTTGAACGAAGACGGAAAAACAGTAAGAGCGATGGACATTCTATTCCCTGGAATTGGGGAGATCGTGGGAGGAAGCCAGCGTGAAGAACGTTTGGATGTGCTTAAAGAGAAAATGAAAGAATTGAACATTCCGGAAGAAGAACTATGGTGGTATCTTGACACCCGTAAGTTCGGAACCTGCGTTCATAGCGGATTTGGACTTGGTTTTGAAAGACTTGTTCAGTTCACTACCGGAATGGGTAATATTAGAGATGTAATCCCTTTTCCAAGAACACCGCAAAATGCAGAATTTTAAGATTGAATATTATAGCATCGCATACAGTTCCTGCAATCGAACATAAGATCCGGTTGCAGGAGTATGCGATTTCTATTTTCCCACAAGTAAATAGCCGGTCGGCACTAAAAAAAGCGATCGCAAAGAAACTTGTCTTATTGGATGGAGAAAAAGCAACCACTGCAGACTGGATCCACCCGGGACAGAAGATCGAACTTCTTGAAAATGAAATTCAGCGAAGAGAGATCTTCAAATTTACACTTGAAATACTATATGAAGATGAATATCTTGCTGTAGTGCACAAACCTTCAGGTATTCCTACCAACGGCAATTATTTTCGAACATTGGAAAATGCGCTTCCGTATAATTTATCTGTATCAAATTTAGAGGATGCTTTAAGATATCCGGTTCCTGTTCACAGACTGGATAATCCTACCGCCGGTATTATTCTTGTTGCCAAAACCAGGAAAGTACAGCAAGCATTACACAGCTCTTTCGAAAATCAATCCATCCATAAAACTTATTATGCGGTGGTGCACGGGCAGCTACAAAACGCGTTAACACAGAATGCAAGCATAGACAGTAAAGCTGCTACGACTATTTTAGAACCAATTGATAATTTTAAAATTGAGGATGAAGTTTTTTCTATGGTGAAAGCCAAACCCATTACAGGTCGTACGCACCAGATCCGCATCCATCTAAGCAAAATGGCTTTACCCATTGTGGGAGATGCAATTTATGGAATCGAAGAAAGGTATTTTCAGAATAAGAATTTGTATCTATTTAGCTCCGGAATTAGTTTTGAGCATCCTATTACTTCGGAAGAAATGAAGTTTGAGTTAAAGCTTCCGAAGAGGTTTAGAAACCTATACCGTCATAAGCTGTCTTAACAAAAATTTACCACGAACATAGTTCGTGCCAAAGCCAACTTGGATCGATTTTTCCTTATTTTTGTTAGACAAGCACTCTTTTATGCTAAAACAACAATTAAATTTTAAACTATCTCAGAAGCTCTCTCCGCAACAAATCCAGTTGATGAAGCTTATTCAATTGCCTACCCAGGCTTTTGAGCAGCGAATCAAGCAGGAAATGGAAGAGAACCCGGCGCTGGAGGATGGAAAGGAAGATCGTGTCGACGAATATGATGATATAGGAAATGATAATTCAGACGATGAATACGATACCGATAGTGAAAGTATTGAGACTGAAATAGACGTTGATGAATATCTGAGTGATGATGAAATTCCAAGTTATCGCCTAAATGCTAATAATTACAGTGCAGATGATGAAGACAAGCAGGTGCCTTATGCCGCTGGAACTTCATTTACACAACATTTGAAAACTCAGTTAAGCACGATAAGACTGGATGATATTGAGCAGGATATCGCAGAATTCCTGGTGGGAAGTGTGGACGAAAGCGGATATATAAGAAGAAGCATTCAGGATATTGTAGATGATCTTGCATTTACCCAGAATATTTATACAGACGAGGAAACGGTTGAAAAAGTACTTAAAAAAGTTCAACGTCTGGATCCGGCTGGTGTTGGTGCGCGTAGTCTTGAAGAATGTTTGATCATTCAGCTAAACCGCAGAGAATCTACAAGACAGGTGGAACTAGCCAAAGATCTATTGGAACGCTCTTTTGATCATTTTAGCAAAAAACACTACAACAAACTTCTTACCCGTCACGATATAAGCGAAGACGACCTTCGTGAAGCTATAGATGTGATTGAACATTTAAATCCTAAGCCTGGTGGTGCCTATTCTGGAAATACGAGAATGGTAGAGCATGTGATACCAGATTTTACCATCAAAATAGAAGATGGTGATCTACAGTTGAGCCTTAATGGAAGAAACGCTCCTGAAATGCATATCTCAAGGGATTACAGTAACATGCTTAAAGGTTATAAAGAATCAAAGGAAAAGACAAAGGCTCAGAAGGATGCTGTCATGTTCATTAAGCAAAAACTTGATGCCGCAAAATGGTTTATTGAAGCGATTAAGCAAAGGCAGCAAACGCTTATGGTTACCATGAGTTCGATCATGAATTACCAGAAAGAATATTTCCTCACCGGTGATGAGCGAAATCTAAGACCCATGATTCTTAAAGATATTGCCGATGAAATTGAGATGGATGTATCTACAGTTTCAAGAGTGGCGAATTCCAAATATGTTGATACTCCTTATGGGACCAAACTCATTAAAGAGTTCTTCTCGGAATCGATGACAAACGATCAGGGTGAAGAAGTGTCCACTAGAGAAATTAAGAAGATCCTGGAAATGTCTATTGAGGAAGAAGATAAAAGGAAGCCTCTTACAGACGAGAAGCTCGCAAAGGTCTTAAAAAGTAAAGGATATCCTATCGCCAGAAGAACGGTTGCGAAATATCGCGAACAACTGGATATTCCTGTAGCAAGACTGCGAAAAGAGATCTAATGAAAATCCTACTTAGACTCTCCTCCTACGTATTCCATCCTTTGTGGATGCCATTTTTTGGAAGTCTGTTTTACTTTATTTTTATACCAAGGTATTTTCCAGACGAGATTGTGAAGGCCAAATTAATGGCTATAGCAATTATTACCATATTCATCCCGGTAGTGTTCTATTTTTTACTGAAGAATCTTGGAAAGGCGGAGTCGGTTTTTCTTGAGAAGGTTGAAGAAAGGCGATGGCCGCTCTTTTTCTTTTGTCTGTTAATCCTGATGGTTTTACATCAAATCTTAAACTTCTATAATTATCCTGGGCTGTATTATTACTTCGCAGGGATACTAATTTCAACATTATTAGCATATACTTTAAGCTGGTTCAGGCTTAAAGTTAGTTTGCATATGATGGGGATTACAGGACTTTTAATGTTTGTTACAGGCTTTTGTATTTACTTTCACCTTTATTATATCTATACCTTGGCTTTTCTTATCATCGCCTGCGGACTCACAGCATCATCGAGGCTTTATTTCCAAGCTCATACAAGCTCAGAGTTATGGTTTGGAAGTCTTTTGGGTCTAGGTCCGCAATTGCTCCTCTTCAACCTGTGGTTTACAGAATATAGAATGTCAGACCTATTTTTAAGGTAGACACATCTAAAGATTCATTTTGAAGTGATGCATCCTTGAAAAAAGGGATCAATGAATAGTAGAAATGAAAGTTGAAAGTATTGTAACCAAAGGTAAAAGTTGCTCCAGCCCTGAATTTATTTAATTCTGAAAGATCATTGATAAGACTTTGTTCTGCGTCATCTTTATAGTTACTTCTGAAGTTATAAATATACCCTAAACGGACTCCGGAATATATCCTCCAGAACTTATAAGATTCTGCTGTTGAAGTACGCCATCTAAACTCCAGCGGCATTTCGAACTGCTGCGTCGTATAACGATTGGTTTCGTAATCTATGCCCTGCAATGATTGAAATTCTGTAACTCCAGATGCAGACTTCGTGATACGCAAATTCTGACCATAACTATCAATTCCCCATCCAAACCCTAGACCTAGAGCTACGTTTCTACGTTCATTTAAAGGCATATCTCGTATCACTCCAAGGTTTATACCTCCGGAGAAACTTTCCTGGGAAATAGCTTCAGGTTTATTAGTGATAAGGTTGAAACTAAAACCAACGTAGAATTGATCTTCTCTATAAAGACTGTCAATTGTGAAAGGTACTGAATCCGGGATCTTGTACTGTCGCTCATCTTCCTGCGCAAAAGAAACTGCGGGAAATAGTAGTATTAAGCTAAGAATGATCAGGTTGATCCTCATGGTTTCAAATATGCTGTAAATATAAAAAACATCCTGCCTGGTATTACCCGGACAGGATGCTTTCTATAATAAAATTGAAAAGATATTAGTTTACGTTTCTATCCGCTTCTCCCTTTTTGGTAGTGTAGTTGATTTTCAACGCTTCTGCTTTTCTTAGTTCCTGCTTGATATCAGATACAAGTCCCATATTGGTTTCTTCATCTACTTTTAAAGCAGTTGTAAGATATGGAATCAGTTCTTCACGCTTAGATTCTCTTTCAGCATAGATAAATTTCTGCACTTCTTCAACACTAGCGAACTTATCATTCAATTGAATTCTAGCTTCGTTCCCATACTTAGCCTGGTATCTCTGGCTTGGTTTCCCAGCATAGATGTACATGATCAAATCCTTCTTATCCAGTTTCTCAACCTGGTCTGCGAACGGTAAATTGTTTTGAATCATTAAAGTATTCTGACGCATCACAGTTGCAACCATAAAGAAGAACAATAGCATAAAAACGATATCAGGTAAAGATGCCGTGTTTACAGCAGGCAAATCTCCAGATTTCTTCTTTTTAAACTTTGACATAATTTAAGTCGTTTTCTTTAGTTAAGTTCTAACTCGTTGGTTCGGCTTCAGATAATTTCTGAGGAATCATATCAGATATTACATCGATCTTCTCCTTCAAAGCCTCTTTGTCACCAGTATATCTCGGATCGTTGTAATCACTCTCCATCTTCGTGAAAGTCGTCCCATACATTCTCTGAGCTTCGCGATCTCTAAGCTGATTATAAGCAGCTACAAGTTCGTTCTGTACAGCGATATAGGTTCCGTATTCCGTTCCACGGTTATTGACCAAAGAAATAATAGCTTTTTGTGGATTTACTGAAGATCCAGGATCTTTAGCTCCCTGGCAGAAACTACAGGCTTCATCACCTTCACCACCACCATTATCAAGAAATTCAACAGCTGCCTCACGCAGTTCTCCAATTTCCATGCTCTCATCTTCAACCAGCAGCTCGTTATTACTGTTCACAAGCACCGTAAAGATGTTTCGTTGTTTAATAACCGGAGGATCCTGCTCTTCAGGTTGCCATGGCGGTAATTTCCTGCTAATCCCGCTATCTGTCTCAATGGTAGTTGTTACCAGGAAGAAGATAAGAAGTAAGAAGGCGATATCTGCCATAGACCCGGCGTTCACTTCCGGTGCTGATCTCTTTGCCATATTATTTAGCTAATTTTTTTATTCCAGAGAATACCATTGCAGCAATCGCAATTCCTGCAAGTATATAGAAGGTAATTAATCCTGCGCCCACCCAGTGATCACCAGATGCAGACAGCATAGTACCATCTTTCAATTGAGTTGCCTCACCGTCGCTTAGTACATAAGCTACGATAATGATCACTGCAAAAGATCCCACGGCAATAATTGTGTTCTTAATATTTCCTCTGAATAAACCTACGATCACAAAGATAGCAACCAATACAACGATTACTGCAAGAACCAGGTATGCGATCCACATGAAAGGGTCTAAGTGACTCCCCTGTAGGTCTGCCGAGGCTTTTATAGCATCGTCACCGGTCGCGATAATTCTTCCCAGAAGAATTAACCCAATCACACCGATCACGAGTGCCAGATATTTTAATACTTTATGTAAGGTCATAATTTACGTTGTCTTAGATTCGTTTTTTATTCTTGTAAGCTACCAACATATCGATAAGAAGAATAGATGCATCTTCCATATCGTTTACAATGCTATCAATCTTAGCAATGATGTAGTTGTAGAAAATCTGAAGAATAATCGCAACGATCAAACCAAATACAGTTGTAAGAAGTGCTACTTTAATACCACCTGCTACAAGTGAAGGCTGCATATCTCCAGCTGCTTCAATACGGTCAAACGCCTGAATCATCCCGATTACAGTACCCATGAAACCAAGCATTGGTGCAAGTGCAATAAATAAAGATACCCAAGAAACATTCTTCTCAAGTTGTCCCATTTGAACACCACCGTAAGCAACTACTGCCTTCTCAGCAGCTTCGATACTTTCGTCTGCTCTGTCAAGACCCTGGTAGTAAATTGAGGCAACAGGTCCCTTTGTATTTCTACAAACTTCCTTAGCTGCTTCTACTCCACCACTATGAAGTGCATCCTCAACATTTTGAGCCAACTTCTTAGTATTCGTTGTAGATAGGTTTAAAAAGATAATTCTCTCAATGGCAATTGCCAGACCAAGAATTAAACACAAAAGTACGATTCCCATAAAACCTGGACCACCTTCGATGAAACGTTTCTTAAGCTCCTGGTGAAAACCAAGTTCTTCTTCTTCCAGATCATCACCGGCCATTGCTTCTTCGTCATCCTGTACAAAGCTCACAATCGTTCCTGGCAAATTATTCGTACCGTTAGCCGCCTGTAGATTATAGGTTCCAAGAACCGTAATCGCGGCGATTACCAAAATAGAAAATAATCTTTTCATTACTGTTTGTCTTAATTTAATTAGTTAAAGGTTAAAGATATAAATTATTTTTAATAAACACTTAGCAGAGAGGAAGGGATTCGAACCCTCGATACGCTTGTGACGTATACACACTTTCCAGGCGTGCGCCTTCGACCACTCGGCCACCTCTCTGTATTTGTTAGGCTCGGCAAATAACGAAAAAAATAATTACCCGTCAAGAAACCCGCCATTAATTTTAAGACATTTCACCTCGAAGTGAGGTTTCGAAGATCGTTTTGAAAACTTTTGGAGATAAGTCTTTACCTATCAGGTACATTAGTTTACTTACCGCAGCCTCGGTAGTGATATCCTTTCCGGAAACTACCCCTACTTTCTTAAGACCTACACTGGTTTCATACTGCCCCATGTTAACACTTCCGGCTACGCATTGCGTTACATTGACCACAAAAAGCCCTTCTTTTATCTTCTTCCGAAGAAGTTCGAGAAACCAGGATGAATTTGGTGCATTCCCACTACCATAAGTCTCTAACACCACTCCTTTTAGTCCAGGTTTAGCCAGAATATGCTCCACCGTACTCTCGCTTATTCCCGGGAACATTTTTAATACGAGTATATTATCGTCAAAACCTGTATGTAATTTTGTTTTCTGCTTTCTATTAGGAGCCCAAAGCGCCTTGTAATTGACCGAAAGATAAACACCAGACTCTGCCAGAGCAGGATGATTCATAGAAGAAAAAGCCTGAAAATGCTCGGCATTGATCTTCGTAGTTCTGTTCGCCCGGTATAATTTGTATTCAAAATAAAGTCCGACTTCAGAAATAACCGGCTTTCCATTTTTTCTTAAACCTGCAACCTGAATACTTGTAATAAGGTTTTCCTTTGCATCTGTTCGCAGATCCCCAATAGGTAACTGCGAACCAGTAAAAATGATTGGTTTCGTTAGATTTTCGAACATAAAACTAAGGGCGGAAGCCGTATACGACATCGTATCGCTACCATGCAGAACCACAAATCCATCATAATCATCGAATCGTTCATGGATCACATTCGCGATCTTGACCCAGTATTCGGGATTCATATTAGAAGAGTCGATAGGATCACCAAATGTCATGGTTTCGATCTCATGCTCAAGGATCTTCAATTCCGGAATATTATGCAAAAGCTCATCAAAATTGAAAGCTTTTAATGCACCAGTCTCATAATCTTTGATCATCCCAATGGTACCACCGGTATAAACAAGTAGTATCTTGGAATTATCCTTCATTAAGTCCCAGTTTATTAATTACAGGATTCGCGTACATTAACAGGTAACTATTCAAAGCCAGCGGATTTTTGATATCCACCCGCCTGCTCACTCTGCGATCAAACTGTCTTTTTTCCTTTTCTGTGTATTTATCTGTAAATCGCTCTTCGTTTCTTAGCAGATCACAGGCTATATAGTTCGATGGCCATAACTTATAATTTTTATGGATCGCTTTATCAATGAGTTTGGAAACTGCCTGAAGCTGATCATTGACTGAAAGATTCTGCTTACGAATATAATCGAGGTCTTCCGTAGTGATCACTTTGCCCGCATTCAAGCGTATTCTACCTTTCTGTCCCATCGCGCCCTGCATGATACTGTTAAAGTCTTCATTTGCGCTTTTCTTATATTCTTCCTGCATCCTTTTTGCCAATACTTCCGGCATTTTAAGCATATCTGTAGGATCAAATTCATAAGAAATGGAAACCGGTACTATTTTGATCTTGGCAAGGTAATCGAGAAGGTCCAGGTCACCCTTGGCCATCCCGATCATCTTGAGAACGCCCTGCTGAGTCACATCATTACCGTCTTTGGTTCGTCCTTCTCTTTGCGCCATCCAGATCGATCTTGAATCTTCGAGTAATCCTCTTGTATATTCTGAAAGGCGCATGGAACTTTTTAGCATCTCACGCGGACTCTGATTTCGAAGGACCAAAAAATTACGATTCAACTTTGCCAGGGCAGCCAGGAAAGGTTTCTGTACCAGGTTATCACCAATAGCTGAAGCAGTCATGACCAGGTCATGATTATACAGCGTATAATTAAGTAATGAAGTATCTAAAAGAATATCCCTGTGATTGGAAATATAGAAGTATGATTCTTCCTGATCAAGTTTGTCGAAACCACGGTCACTAAGACCCTCACTGGTTTTCTCCAGAACTTTCTCTACACTATAGTAAATCACCTTGCTTTGAAAATCCCTAATAGAATAACAATCTGCGAGTATGGTCCTTATCTCGTCATATTCCAGATCGGGAAAGGTAAATTGCAGAAGCGCTTTTACCATAGGGTGTTTCACATACTGCTGCAAAGCAGGATTTACCTCTTCATCGTCGTAAAAACGTATATCATCAAAATTTTGCACCTATCTCTAATATTAGTTCAACAAATGAACAAAATTTATGTTTAACAGCTTTAGATTCCAAAGACTTCCTTTGAGTTTTTGGTAGTTACCTCAGCAATAGTCTCCACTGGGAGTTCATATAATTCAGCTAATTTCTCGGCAACCTTTATTATATAGACAGGATCATTTCTTTTTCCGCGGAAAGGTTTAGGAGCCAGGTATGGAG from Christiangramia sp. OXR-203 harbors:
- the asnS gene encoding asparagine--tRNA ligase; translation: MIQAKVAQILESDQFLQEHHVKGWVRSFRSNRFIALNDGSTLKNLQCVIDFENTDEETINRINVGAAISVKGTLKESLGSQQRVEIEVSEIQILGDANPEEVKLTILSPKKHSMEKLREQAHLRVRTNTFGAIMRVRSKLSFAVHKYFQEKNFYHVHTPIITGSDAEGAGEMFRVSSLDMKNPPKNEDGSINYKEDFFGKETNLTVSGQLEAETFALGLGQVYTFGPTFRAENSNTSRHLAEFWMIEPEVAFCDLDQNMDLAENFIKYVIRYVMEHSKDDLEFLAERQEKEDQLKPKAERSDMGLMEKLNFVLENNFKRVSYTEAIEILKNSKPNKKKKFNYIIEEWGADLQSEHERYLVEKHFKTPVILFDYPAKIKAFYMRLNEDGKTVRAMDILFPGIGEIVGGSQREERLDVLKEKMKELNIPEEELWWYLDTRKFGTCVHSGFGLGFERLVQFTTGMGNIRDVIPFPRTPQNAEF
- a CDS encoding RluA family pseudouridine synthase, translated to MNIIASHTVPAIEHKIRLQEYAISIFPQVNSRSALKKAIAKKLVLLDGEKATTADWIHPGQKIELLENEIQRREIFKFTLEILYEDEYLAVVHKPSGIPTNGNYFRTLENALPYNLSVSNLEDALRYPVPVHRLDNPTAGIILVAKTRKVQQALHSSFENQSIHKTYYAVVHGQLQNALTQNASIDSKAATTILEPIDNFKIEDEVFSMVKAKPITGRTHQIRIHLSKMALPIVGDAIYGIEERYFQNKNLYLFSSGISFEHPITSEEMKFELKLPKRFRNLYRHKLS
- the rpoN gene encoding RNA polymerase factor sigma-54; the protein is MLKQQLNFKLSQKLSPQQIQLMKLIQLPTQAFEQRIKQEMEENPALEDGKEDRVDEYDDIGNDNSDDEYDTDSESIETEIDVDEYLSDDEIPSYRLNANNYSADDEDKQVPYAAGTSFTQHLKTQLSTIRLDDIEQDIAEFLVGSVDESGYIRRSIQDIVDDLAFTQNIYTDEETVEKVLKKVQRLDPAGVGARSLEECLIIQLNRRESTRQVELAKDLLERSFDHFSKKHYNKLLTRHDISEDDLREAIDVIEHLNPKPGGAYSGNTRMVEHVIPDFTIKIEDGDLQLSLNGRNAPEMHISRDYSNMLKGYKESKEKTKAQKDAVMFIKQKLDAAKWFIEAIKQRQQTLMVTMSSIMNYQKEYFLTGDERNLRPMILKDIADEIEMDVSTVSRVANSKYVDTPYGTKLIKEFFSESMTNDQGEEVSTREIKKILEMSIEEEDKRKPLTDEKLAKVLKSKGYPIARRTVAKYREQLDIPVARLRKEI
- a CDS encoding porin family protein — protein: MRINLIILSLILLFPAVSFAQEDERQYKIPDSVPFTIDSLYREDQFYVGFSFNLITNKPEAISQESFSGGINLGVIRDMPLNERRNVALGLGFGWGIDSYGQNLRITKSASGVTEFQSLQGIDYETNRYTTQQFEMPLEFRWRTSTAESYKFWRIYSGVRLGYIYNFRSNYKDDAEQSLINDLSELNKFRAGATFTFGYNTFNFHFYYSLIPFFKDASLQNESLDVSTLKIGLTFYIL
- a CDS encoding biopolymer transporter ExbD, whose amino-acid sequence is MSKFKKKKSGDLPAVNTASLPDIVFMLLFFFMVATVMRQNTLMIQNNLPFADQVEKLDKKDLIMYIYAGKPSQRYQAKYGNEARIQLNDKFASVEEVQKFIYAERESKREELIPYLTTALKVDEETNMGLVSDIKQELRKAEALKINYTTKKGEADRNVN
- a CDS encoding biopolymer transporter ExbD; the protein is MAKRSAPEVNAGSMADIAFLLLIFFLVTTTIETDSGISRKLPPWQPEEQDPPVIKQRNIFTVLVNSNNELLVEDESMEIGELREAAVEFLDNGGGEGDEACSFCQGAKDPGSSVNPQKAIISLVNNRGTEYGTYIAVQNELVAAYNQLRDREAQRMYGTTFTKMESDYNDPRYTGDKEALKEKIDVISDMIPQKLSEAEPTS
- a CDS encoding MotA/TolQ/ExbB proton channel family protein — encoded protein: MKRLFSILVIAAITVLGTYNLQAANGTNNLPGTIVSFVQDDEEAMAGDDLEEEELGFHQELKKRFIEGGPGFMGIVLLCLILGLAIAIERIIFLNLSTTNTKKLAQNVEDALHSGGVEAAKEVCRNTKGPVASIYYQGLDRADESIEAAEKAVVAYGGVQMGQLEKNVSWVSLFIALAPMLGFMGTVIGMIQAFDRIEAAGDMQPSLVAGGIKVALLTTVFGLIVAIILQIFYNYIIAKIDSIVNDMEDASILLIDMLVAYKNKKRI
- a CDS encoding asparaginase; translated protein: MKDNSKILLVYTGGTIGMIKDYETGALKAFNFDELLHNIPELKILEHEIETMTFGDPIDSSNMNPEYWVKIANVIHERFDDYDGFVVLHGSDTMSYTASALSFMFENLTKPIIFTGSQLPIGDLRTDAKENLITSIQVAGLRKNGKPVISEVGLYFEYKLYRANRTTKINAEHFQAFSSMNHPALAESGVYLSVNYKALWAPNRKQKTKLHTGFDDNILVLKMFPGISESTVEHILAKPGLKGVVLETYGSGNAPNSSWFLELLRKKIKEGLFVVNVTQCVAGSVNMGQYETSVGLKKVGVVSGKDITTEAAVSKLMYLIGKDLSPKVFKTIFETSLRGEMS
- a CDS encoding 1-acyl-sn-glycerol-3-phosphate acyltransferase; amino-acid sequence: MQNFDDIRFYDDEEVNPALQQYVKHPMVKALLQFTFPDLEYDEIRTILADCYSIRDFQSKVIYYSVEKVLEKTSEGLSDRGFDKLDQEESYFYISNHRDILLDTSLLNYTLYNHDLVMTASAIGDNLVQKPFLAALAKLNRNFLVLRNQSPREMLKSSMRLSEYTRGLLEDSRSIWMAQREGRTKDGNDVTQQGVLKMIGMAKGDLDLLDYLAKIKIVPVSISYEFDPTDMLKMPEVLAKRMQEEYKKSANEDFNSIMQGAMGQKGRIRLNAGKVITTEDLDYIRKQNLSVNDQLQAVSKLIDKAIHKNYKLWPSNYIACDLLRNEERFTDKYTEKEKRQFDRRVSRRVDIKNPLALNSYLLMYANPVINKLGLNEG